ACTAAGTCCCGACCAATTAAGCCCTGAGAAGACCTGGCTTTAGCCACAAGACTTTCTTTATCTAAATCCTCAGTTGAGATAACTGCTTTCATTGCACCACAAGTCCGAATGTGTTTGGTGAGTGCTCTTGTATCTACCCCTTCTACTCCAATAATTTTATGCCCTTTCAGAAATTCAGCCAATGGTTTTTGAGCTCGCCAATTGCTATAAATCTGACTGTATTCTTTAACCACAAAACCTTCAACATGAGGCATTTGAGATTCCATATCCTCATCGTTTACCCCATAGTTGCCAATCAAGGGATAAGTCATTGTCACTATTTGACCTTTGTAGGAAGGGTCAGTTAGAATTTCTTGATACCCGGTCATACTGGTATTAAAAACTATCTCGCCATATTTCTCTCCAGAGTGGCCAAATGCCTGTCCTTCAAATATTTTTCCATCTTCTAAAGCAATAATTGCCTTCATCTTTTTTATCCTTCTTTCGATTTTAGATAAATCCAAAATCGTAACTATTCACCGCACAGACGCACAGACACAGAGAAAAAATTAAAATCTATTGGCTATACGCTTAATTTCATCTCTTAGAACAGAAACATTAAAATTGATCAATAAACCTATCCTTTTATTCATCATTTTTAGATAGGTTAAAAGTTGAGCTTCGTGAATCGGAAGTAGTTGCTCGACTGCTTTTAATTCTACGATAACTTTTTCTTCAACTAAAAGATCTATCCGGTATCCACAATCTAATTTAAATCCTTTTTTCTCTGTTCCTCTGCGTCTCTGCGGTGAATAGTTACCCAAAATCTAAAATGCTCTTAAAACAGGGAATGTGGAAAAGAAGCAGGGATAATGGAAAAACTCAGCACTAAGGCAAGGAGGATAAGTATAAAAACAGCAAGAATAATGAGAGTAGCAGGTGTGGTTAATATCATCACTGCCCTAAAATTTGAGACCTGATAAATCTCACGGATAGAGATAATTTCTAATTTGACTATCCACAGGAGGATGATTAAATTAAAAAGGAGATAGAGTGAGAATTTTATTGCGTGTGGGGTATTTTGAATTAATAATGACCAGGGGGTAATTAATATTGCGGGTAAAAAACAAAAGCCTAATGCCGTGAACAAACTACTTACTTTACCTTCTCCGTCAAACCATTCAGCAAATAGATGGAAAATCGCCGTTCCAACTATCCAGATACCAATAATAAAAATTAGTCTTCCCAGTAATCCGACCGTAAGGATAACCTTAGCC
The window above is part of the bacterium genome. Proteins encoded here:
- a CDS encoding YIP1 family protein codes for the protein MSGVETIYYTFTKPAVSMKALQGQKPVSWAFFVVLLATISSHVGGILISPVELNVAKVILTVGLLGRLIFIIGIWIVGTAIFHLFAEWFDGEGKVSSLFTALGFCFLPAILITPWSLLIQNTPHAIKFSLYLLFNLIILLWIVKLEIISIREIYQVSNFRAVMILTTPATLIILAVFILILLALVLSFSIIPASFPHSLF